The genome window CGGTGATGCAATCATGGACACTGAACCTATAGAAGCTGGGTTTGGCAACACTTCCTTGCCACACCAGAACACACTTATTGGCAGGCTTgtcatcatctgaatcttcattttcttctttctcttttgaaaCTTCACTCCAATTAATACGTCTAAGCATAAGTTTCCCATACCTCTTAATTGACTTGCTTCCaccttcaacaacaacaacactaatACCATCACAAATCACAGCACATCCAGTCAAACGGTTCTCTTGAGCATTAACATCAACTCTGAATCGGGCCTTCGGATGTGAGAGGTCATTTATCCTGTAAAGAGAGACAAGTGTCTCCAGTGTATTTGGGTCATCAAACAGCTTCCTCTCCTTCTTCTCCCGCAGCTCGGCAGGAGTAAGCTTGCGTGCAATGTTCCTATCTATGTGAGCCTGCTCACGCTCTGCAGCTGCGGTACGTATTTCTTTTTCGAGCCGAGTAGGATCTTGAGTTGCTTCAGAGCCAAGTACTTTCATTAAATTGCTAATCTTGACCTTTGGTTTTGGTGGTTCTATGACACCCTGTCTTATCATCTCCTGTCGCTCTTTCTCCTTAGCTATACGTCTTTGCGTCCGGAGTTTCTTCTGCTCTTGCTTAGTTAGCTTGAGTGGTTGAGGAGGTGGGGGAGCAGGCTCAGCAGGTGGCTCAATTGGACGAGGATGCTCcacataaaaattgattttttctattttcagtttATCTTCGCCTATGATTCCATTATCAACATCACCATAATTTCCAGAATGCAGAAGAGGCACATCCCTGTTAAATTCAAATATCTAAGTGAATAAATATGTTTACATACAAACCATGGTATAAgacaattattttgataatattttctgcttctacttttcaagtatttaaaaaacaaaatagaagttCCCCCAAGATAGGCAATACCAGATTCAAACTAGATAATCatgtcaaattgttcaatcattGTCACTACAATTTACCAACTATAATGGGGTTTTCACACTTTCTATTCAACTAGTATTCTAGCGGTCTTTTTTAAAAACAGCCAAGCTGGTTTATTCCAGGTTGTTTGtcacttgaatcttcttctAATGTGATTATACTTATCATTACAAACAACAGAAAGGAAGAACGGAAAGTCATAAATACCGAAACATGCATGTACAGTATACTTGCTAAATCTGAAATTCTGAATTGCAAAATTTGTGACATTCAAATAACACCCTTAAAACAATCCATGCACTTCTGCATACACAACTTATAAAAGGGAAGTAGTCCAGGTAGTAATAAAATTACCACCACTCAATCTCTGGAATTTGGTCCTTGGGCTTTTCTTTAATTACAACTCTCTCTGTTATTTCTATTAAGTTAGGATTTATATCAGGAGCAGCCTTTGCCTTTGCCAACTGTGCTTGTTTGGCCTTGTGCTCTTTTGCTTGAGCTTCTCCAAATTTACTctgtcaaataataataacaaagcaCATAGAAGGCAATTGAAAAGAATTAAGTAAAAGGGAAAGTCACCAGAAAGTGGGAGAAGGGGATGGATGGATAAAAATACCTTCAATTTTATTGTTTCAGCATCTTTTGACCATTTTCCTTCCTCTACAAATTGGAAATTCATCCTCTTGGGCCGCAGGAGCTTTGTTTTGTTGATACCCATGCTTGCATCAAAATGAGGATTAGATTCAGGATCGACATCCAATACAGGCTGTAGTATTTCAAatgcttctttcttttgtttgttaATGTTGACCTGGAATGTTCAGACACAGATTCTAGCCTTAAGAAAGGAATCCCaaacagaaaaaaaagtaattcatAAAAAGAGACAAATAAGAAAGCATCACACCTTTAATGTGCTAAGGTTGATGGGCTTAGTCACATTAATAACATTTCCCTGCTCATCTATTTCCCGTCCCTGAGCATCAAGACGAAGAACAGGGGCTTTTGTGGGTTTCTGCAGGAGAGCAACATCTGTTACCATCTGACCAGGAAACATATTTATCAGAGGAGCAAATTGTGGATCTTGACGAAATCCCATCCTGGCAGCAAGCTCCTGAGCACGCCTGACAGCTTCCAAGTTGGGCAGAGTTGCATTTGGAATACCAACAGCACTAGTGCCAATTACTGGAGTATTAGCAGAAGCAGCAAAAGCAGTTGAGGGGAACATTGACATATTTGCAACATGGCCCAAAGAAGCTGAGGTGGAACTTTTTAATGCCACTCCAGCAGCAGAAGAGGGTACTGCAGATTCATTCATTGAACCCAAGTTCGAGCTTCCTTGTGAATTTTGGCTAGAACTCTTATTCAACTGCACAACCAAAACCAAAGGCGCAGTGATTAATGCATTCAGAGTAACATGTACAGTTACAATAAAATGCCCAAATTACCTGAGGAATTTTCTTTAGCTTTTCTGACAACTCTTTCTGCATTTGTAAAGCTTTCTTAGCCTTAGCTAGGGCATCAATAGAGAGGCTCCCAGTTTTTCCAGCAGCTGAAGATGACCCATCTGTACTAGATTTTCCAGTAACCTCATGAGACCTGATAATACTAACGCCCTTATTTTCATTTGTGGTAGAATTCGAAGATACCTTGATAGGAAAGCAAGAAGGAGGAGCCAAAGATGTCTCAGGCACACTCATGGGCGCCACAGCAGGTGATCCCAAGGCACCCTGGAAGAACAAGGATAAAATACCAGTGAGTGGTGTCCCTCTTCAAGTGTTCCAAGAGGAATAATAGAAGAGAAGGAATTCGGAAACAAAGAACTGAGATAGGTGAACATGTAATCAAGTTGAACAGAAACAAAAATTGCAATAATGGATGCATAAGATAACAAACCATCTCTCTTGCAAACTGACTTATCAATAAGGTTAAGAGAATCAATCAAATTACACATTAATGGATGAACTAGAAGGATTGTCTCATAGTTACTCAAGTTAATTAGCAATCACATTCTACTTTACTTTCAGTACGTAGTAACTGAAAGTAAACAACCCTAAAATTTGACATGATATTCTAAACCAGCACTCGTGTATGAGGAACACTACGGAAGTAAACATATTACAATTCAattataaccaaaaaaatagaaaacaaatgcTGGGTATcgtcaaaattttaaaacagaatgttaaaagaaagaaactcACATTTTGGATAAACGCAGTGTCATTGGAAGAAGCTGAGCCATGGGCACCATCAGCGACTTCCTCCTTGACCTTGGCCTCATGAATGCCTCTAATATTATCATtaccatcttcttcttcttcctccttcttGACTTTATCCCCAAATTTCCTCCGTTCCCTCCTCCCTTCCTTCCTCTCCTCAGAAACCCTAATTTTCTTATCCTCATAGTCCCTGTCCTCACTGTGCTCCCTCTCTTTCCGCTTATGAGAATGTGAGGAGAGTCGTGGCTCCACCAAAtcttccctcccctcatcaCGGTTCACCTTCAACCTAATATTGCTACCCTCTCTTTCGTAATCCCTATCCCTGCTTCCTTCTCTGTCATAAGTCCTATCCCTATCCCTTGATTTGTGGTCACGCTTGTGATTCCTGTCTGATCGATGACGGCGGTGATCATCAGAATCGCGATGGTATTTGTCGTCACGTTCCAAGTGTCGATCTCTGCTTCTCTTTTCAGATTTGACTCTGTCGTCCATTTTCGGGTTTGGGAGATGCTTCTTCTCTTCTATTGTAATTTGGGGATCACTTTACCTTAGCTCTtatctttgaaaaatattaaatatgaattatatttaaataccaTACACACCAGATGACTTTTTACAGCTCAATGTCCCTCTTCAAAGCTAAAACAAGTTAAAtcaaattacaataattaagaagcaaataaacattattCTCCTAGAAATAACAGTTTTTAATGatgtatttatttgattatttttggtGAATTCTTGTCCATACTTTGATAAcaattggatttttttcttccaattacTAAAGAAGTTAGAAGAATTTAAATGAACGCTACAACACCAGAAGATCTCTACCAAGAGTAAGTTCGGCCTACCAAACCACATGAATTAACCAAAGATGGGGACCGTAACTACTCTTCTTGCATGTTCATAGCTGTTTTCATATTGTTTATATACTTATACTTATGTGAAATTGCACATTTTAGCACATATCCCTCTGTGAAATTGTCCTATATACTTATACTTATTGTTTATGCATATATCAATTGCATGTGCCTCAAATTTTTATCACACAAGTGTAACTAGGTTCAGAAATACTACTAAATACAAGCCCATTGCATCATTCAAGGAGATACCATGCACCAATGCCACTATGACCAAGAGTCTAAGAtagtttcaaaaatcaaaacagTTAGAAGAATCTAGATTATTCCAAATACACAGGGGAGTATAATACCGAGATAGTATTTGCTTGTCAAGGTCTATCTTCAGCAGAAAAGCAGTTccatacaaatttaatttaccATATACATTGCCTCTTCATCACTTCATTTCTCCTGCTTGcctaaaaataacaaagaaatgCAAAATTGTTGCAGGGTAGAGCGGAAAACAGACCTGAATTTGACTCCAAAACATttcgaataaaaaaaaaatcagcttcatgaagatcaaattttaataatttcttcaaaatcacaaaaactaGTTTGTTTGCTTGTTTGTCTGTTTTCAATAAAAGGGGTTCTAATGAAAAGGGAAAATAGCTACGAATGTTGATGCTGTGCCCAGCAAGATTCAcacttaaaaattacaaaatacaaaaaaaaaaaaaacaaagtgaaaaaaCCTAACGCAGGAAGCTGAGAGAAAGTGAATACAGATTCACGGGCAGATTGGAGAGTGTGGGAAGCAAGCAAAGCCACAAAGTCACTCTTAACCGCTTCGGTTCCGAACCTAAGAGCATCAATTTGGTGTGCTACGCTTTTTCCCgcttcctttctcttctttctaccCTCTACTATAATAACTTCTGTAGGTACCACGCAAGGAACAACCAACAGATCTAGGGTTTTACTTCAAACAAAAGTTCTTGCATTTTAACTAGTATTTGCCAAAAAGGGTCTGTTTTTCAGCTATTTACTAAAAAGGgcctatttaattttaatttcattatgtgataatttttattttaattttttaaaagattagaagTGTATGTGTAGGACAAGATTATATTAATCCATATGAAGTAAGAGCAAAGACAAGAGGCATTCAATGCACACTTTTGATGTTTAATTGTGGAGTTGCATTGCATCAGCTGTTTGTTTACAGTCCTTGAAGTTGAATGGCTTGAGGCCATACAGTGAGGGTTGTTTGGTGTCTTCATCTCCACCACCAGTCaaatattatctatattttcaaaataaaataattttctttgaacaccataaaaaaaaataaaaaagaaaaggagaagcTTTTTCCTCTCATTATTCAGAAGGAACGTGTGTTCGTTTGTTCGGTGGTGAATTCCTATCCACACGTCTCACCGGAAACATGTCAGCGGTGGTTGCTGGTTCCTCCTCTTCATTCTCTGCCACCTTCACCACCAGAAGGAGCCCCTCCTTAAAAAACTCTCAACTCTCTCATTCCAAGGCACTCACTTCACCTCAATGCCAGGTTCTACTACTTACTATACTTTGCTTATTACAAGAAATTGTTACATAATTTGAGATCACGTAATTGAACGTTATTaactttttcttataaattgaaaatctcGAATATATGTTGCGTGAAGATTTTTAAGTAAGCACCATGGACACATGATTATTTGGGACCACGTAATAATTTATCCATTGCTATTGATTAAGAAATAGAATTCATTTTGCTCTTGTATCTGCAGAAAACATCTTTACAAGGGCTCTCACTTCATGAAGCCAAAAGGGGTGTTTCAGAATCCTTCCTAGTTGAGAACAACAATGGTTCCTCCATTGCTGGAAGGAGACTTGAGATCACAGCACGAACTGCTGGGGCTTCAAAGACAATTGAGGTGGAGGTTGACAAGCCACTTGGCCTCACCTTAGGCCAAaagtctggtggtggtgttgtcATCACTGTGAGTATCTAGCACCCGTCTATTCAATTGAATGATTTCCTATTTGTGAATGAGGATTGTTTATGCAATGCTTGTTGTCTTCTATAGGCTGTTGATGGTGGTGGGAATGCAGCAAGAGCAGGGTTAAAGGCAGGGGACCAAGTCCTTTACACTAGCAGTTTCTTTGGGGATGAATTGTGGCCTGCGGATAAGCTTGGATTTACTAAAACCGCCATCCAAGCAAAGCCGGACTCTGTCTACTTTGTTGTCAGCAGGTTCTCTAATCCATCTTTGTTCCATTCTATCTTCTTAATTGCATCAATTCTCTAGTAAATTTGTTGTTGACGTAggttattcttattattatttgggtATGGCTTCAGTAGCCAACACCCCAATCAATTGATTGGGGTACGACTTTTATTTTTAGCATAGggaaaatgagataaaaaaaaaaaaactgaagaaataatttataagttCATTCTGCAACTCCATGAAAACTATTGTGGCACTTAATATGTTCATCTTTTTGTTTCAATGATATAAAACGCATAGAGTCAAGTCTCTCTAATGTTCATGTGATCATAATGTCATTCAGTCATTCCTTCTAGTATTTACCTAACAGCTGCAATGACTTAACAACTTACATATCTTCATCTTTTGTTATTAAGGGGTGCTGAAGTAGACGTTAAAAAGCTCACAAAGCGACCTGCTCCTCCTCGATTTGGAAGAAAACTGACCGAGACTCAAAAGGCAAGATTCATTTTGGATTGACATGCTTGTTCTTCCTCCTAATTATTTGTTGTCTAGGTTAAAGATGATATTATGTCCATTTTACAATCAATTGTTGATTAAGGGCACTTCCATGCAGGCGAGAGCTACTCACATTTGCCTTGATTGTGGATACATATACACCTTACAGAAACCTTTTGATGAGCAGGTACGTCCAGCATATAAAAACTTACTTCTAAGCTCTTCCTCGATTCTTTCCTTCAGGTGCCCATGGTTTTTGAAAAGATGGAAGGCCTTctatgttaatttattatgatattGGCATCAGCAATTTTCATGGTGGTTATTAAAAGGGATTTCATAGTGAATAATATTCCGCATGATTCAGTTTTTAACCAAATCCAGCAGTGTCATGTAGTCTATGTAGTCAACCTCACCAAaactttattgttgttgttgtagtaGTAAGTAGTAACGGTATCGGCATTCATCAATTTTCCTATAATTTTGCTTATTCTCATTTCTTTAGTGTTGCTCTCTGCAATATTCAGGCATCATCTGCTTGATAGACCTTCTGTGTTGATTACTATATTCTTTTGTGCTTGGCAACTTGCCATTATACTGAGTGATTTGATGATAACCATAAGGTCTGTGCTTCAAAAACTTGAaccaaaaatttataaaatgatcTATGTTTAAATTGCAAGTCATGTTCCCGGAAAGTTTATCTTCTTGAGATAGTATTTGTTGAAGTTGAATTATCATTTATCAACGTGTTGATTGGTTTTTTTGATTGCCAATTTGTTTTATCATGTGCAGCCGGACACATACGGGTGTCCTCAATGTCAAGCACCAAAGAAGAGGTTTGCTCGTTATGATGTTAACACTGGAAAAGCTATTGGTGGGGGCTTGCCTCCAATTGGAGTTATTATTGGACTCCTGGCTGGTGTAGGGGCTGTTGGAGCTTTGCTTGTTTATGGTCTTCAGTAACATTTTATTAATTCCACGAcatgttaattttgtttattttctgtCCTCCAAAGTTGTCCAATATTGGAGCTTGTGTCTCAGAAAAACTCCTTGGATGCTCATGTCAAAGTTGAATGAAGCTTTCTATATgagattcaaaataaatttcaaactactactttttttttagggTGGGTGGGGATAACTGCAATACGTGGGGACTTATGGttacaacaaatttatcatttttttttcatatttagcaattaaattttactttttcatattttaggaCTTACACTGTTAAGGACCAAAGTAAATATTTATGCTTTTAATAATttacaacatttattatttatagatttataaaataattaaggatattttaataaaaaaaattaatgtaagagATAATTTGAAGGGAGTCTAACTCACAAAAAAATGGGATGTAGTTGTTGGAAATTACTATTTACACCCTAAATTTTGATATTCTCACCCCATGcgctttaaattttgtttttacaacATATCCTTTCATTGGAAATAcattttattgtataaaatatacaacggaaataaatttttgttgcaGTATAAGggtggaaaaaaatgaaataaaaatatgtatttgttGTATACTTTgaacaatgaaaatatatttccattttgtttttttttcatacctCCTTtgctataataaaaatatgtttttattatattaaaatgaaaacatatttctgatttgatttttttaccaTCTTTATACTGCAACAAAAATGTGATTCCATTCTTGTCTATGTCAACCACAAAACATAATTACAATTCTATTGCAACTGAAAGTCAAATGTGAGGAAGGAGGGGAAAGGGAATATGTGTAGGTAAGGGAGGAGGGGTTATTTTGTCCCTTTACAGTTTCttcaatgattttaaaaatcttacaaCATGCAAATTTGTGAAACGCTATTATTTCCTTCGGCATCAGGGAGTAttgtaataatattataa of Glycine soja cultivar W05 chromosome 1, ASM419377v2, whole genome shotgun sequence contains these proteins:
- the LOC114366835 gene encoding protein RDM16-like isoform X1 yields the protein MDDRVKSEKRSRDRHLERDDKYHRDSDDHRRHRSDRNHKRDHKSRDRDRTYDREGSRDRDYEREGSNIRLKVNRDEGREDLVEPRLSSHSHKRKEREHSEDRDYEDKKIRVSEERKEGRRERRKFGDKVKKEEEEEDGNDNIRGIHEAKVKEEVADGAHGSASSNDTAFIQNGALGSPAVAPMSVPETSLAPPSCFPIKVSSNSTTNENKGVSIIRSHEVTGKSSTDGSSSAAGKTGSLSIDALAKAKKALQMQKELSEKLKKIPQLNKSSSQNSQGSSNLGSMNESAVPSSAAGVALKSSTSASLGHVANMSMFPSTAFAASANTPVIGTSAVGIPNATLPNLEAVRRAQELAARMGFRQDPQFAPLINMFPGQMVTDVALLQKPTKAPVLRLDAQGREIDEQGNVINVTKPINLSTLKVNINKQKKEAFEILQPVLDVDPESNPHFDASMGINKTKLLRPKRMNFQFVEEGKWSKDAETIKLKSKFGEAQAKEHKAKQAQLAKAKAAPDINPNLIEITERVVIKEKPKDQIPEIEWWDVPLLHSGNYGDVDNGIIGEDKLKIEKINFYVEHPRPIEPPAEPAPPPPQPLKLTKQEQKKLRTQRRIAKEKERQEMIRQGVIEPPKPKVKISNLMKVLGSEATQDPTRLEKEIRTAAAEREQAHIDRNIARKLTPAELREKKERKLFDDPNTLETLVSLYRINDLSHPKARFRVDVNAQENRLTGCAVICDGISVVVVEGGSKSIKRYGKLMLRRINWSEVSKEKEENEDSDDDKPANKCVLVWQGSVAKPSFYRFSVHDCITEAAARKVFVDAGVPHYWDQAVNYKEDEAV
- the LOC114366835 gene encoding protein RDM16-like isoform X2, with protein sequence MQKELSEKLKKIPQLNKSSSQNSQGSSNLGSMNESAVPSSAAGVALKSSTSASLGHVANMSMFPSTAFAASANTPVIGTSAVGIPNATLPNLEAVRRAQELAARMGFRQDPQFAPLINMFPGQMVTDVALLQKPTKAPVLRLDAQGREIDEQGNVINVTKPINLSTLKVNINKQKKEAFEILQPVLDVDPESNPHFDASMGINKTKLLRPKRMNFQFVEEGKWSKDAETIKLKSKFGEAQAKEHKAKQAQLAKAKAAPDINPNLIEITERVVIKEKPKDQIPEIEWWDVPLLHSGNYGDVDNGIIGEDKLKIEKINFYVEHPRPIEPPAEPAPPPPQPLKLTKQEQKKLRTQRRIAKEKERQEMIRQGVIEPPKPKVKISNLMKVLGSEATQDPTRLEKEIRTAAAEREQAHIDRNIARKLTPAELREKKERKLFDDPNTLETLVSLYRINDLSHPKARFRVDVNAQENRLTGCAVICDGISVVVVEGGSKSIKRYGKLMLRRINWSEVSKEKEENEDSDDDKPANKCVLVWQGSVAKPSFYRFSVHDCITEAAARKVFVDAGVPHYWDQAVNYKEDEAV
- the LOC114366864 gene encoding uncharacterized protein LOC114366864 translates to MSAVVAGSSSSFSATFTTRRSPSLKNSQLSHSKALTSPQCQKTSLQGLSLHEAKRGVSESFLVENNNGSSIAGRRLEITARTAGASKTIEVEVDKPLGLTLGQKSGGGVVITAVDGGGNAARAGLKAGDQVLYTSSFFGDELWPADKLGFTKTAIQAKPDSVYFVVSRGAEVDVKKLTKRPAPPRFGRKLTETQKARATHICLDCGYIYTLQKPFDEQPDTYGCPQCQAPKKRFARYDVNTGKAIGGGLPPIGVIIGLLAGVGAVGALLVYGLQ